A genomic window from Quercus lobata isolate SW786 chromosome 10, ValleyOak3.0 Primary Assembly, whole genome shotgun sequence includes:
- the LOC115965747 gene encoding presenilin-like protein At2g29900, protein MAPNARPRSILESLGEEIIRIITPVSLCMLLVVILVSVLNTDSSSSYSASATSIATIAYSESSSDSSWDKFLGALLNSLVFVAVVTLVTFLLVLLFYFRCTKFLKYYMGFSSFVVLGFMGGEIAVFLIEKYSIPIDCITFLVVLFNFAVVGVLAVFMTKIAIIVTQGYLVLIGMLVAYWFTLLPEWTTWVLLVAMALYDLAAVLLPVGPLRLLVELAISRDEDIPALVYEARPVNGNDSGSTGGVPQRRVWRDRRGEDSVNGSNHNSNGNSVSGENVNPESNSILNATAVPDSDSDSNSVVIGHTDTSLVRAEEGRVPERDAELSAPLIGGRMNIPPHQPEDDASGESLMLEGIGLGSSGAIKLGLGDFIFYSVLVGRAAMYDFMTVYACYLAIIAGLGVTLMLLALYQKALPALPVSIALGVLFYLLTRFLLEVFVVQCSFNLLMF, encoded by the coding sequence ATGGCCCCAAACGCAAGACCCAGAAGCATTCTTGAATCTCTTGGGGAAGAGATAATCAGAATCATAACACCAGTCTCACTCTGCATGTTATTGGTGGTGATTTTGGTCTCTGTTCTCAACACAGATTCTTCATCTTCTTATTCAGCATCAGCCACCTCCATAGCCACCATAGCGTACAGTGAGAGCAGCTCAGACTCATCCTGGGACAAATTCTTAGGTGCCCTTTTGAACTCCCTTGTGTTTGTGGCTGTTGTCACTTTGGTCACGTTTCTTTTGGTGCTCCTTTTCTACTTTAGATGCACTAAGTTCTTGAAATACTACATgggtttctcttcttttgttgttttgggATTCATGGGTGGTGAAATTGCAGTATTTCTGATAGAGAAATATAGTATTCCCATTGATTGTATCACATTTCTGGtggttttgtttaattttgctGTTGTGGGTGTTTTGGCTGTCTTCATGACAAAAATTGCAATTATTGTGACACAAGGGTACTTGGTTCTTATTGGAATGTTGGTTGCTTATTGGTTTACTCTGTTGCCTGAATGGACCACTTGGGTGCTATTGGTTGCCATGGCATTGTATGATCTTGCCGCGGTTTTGTTGCCGGTTGGGCCATTAAGACTCTTGGTAGAGCTTGCAATATCAAGGGATGAAGATATCCCAGCACTGGTTTATGAGGCTAGGCCGGTGAATGGTAATGATTCTGGTTCAACAGGTGGAGTACCTCAAAGGAGGGTTTGGAGAGACAGGAGGGGTGAAGATTCAGTTAATGGGTCTAACCACAATTCAAATGGCAATTCTGTTTCTGGTGAGAATGTGAATCCTGAGTCAAACTCCATTTTGAATGCCACTGCTGTTCCGGACTCAGATTCAGATTCTAATTCCGTAGTTATTGGCCACACTGATACTAGTTTAGTTAGAGCTGAAGAGGGCCGTGTTCCAGAAAGGGATGCTGAGCTATCTGCGCCTTTAATTGGTGGTAGAATGAATATTCCGCCGCATCAACCAGAAGATGATGCGTCAGGTGAAAGTTTGATGCTAGAGGGAATTGGGTTGGGTTCTTCAGGTGCAATCAAGCTGGGGCTAGGAGACTTCATCTTCTATAGTGTGTTGGTTGGTAGGGCAGCCATGTATGATTTTATGacagtgtatgcatgttatctTGCTATTATAGCTGGTCTAGGTGTCACTTTGATGCTCTTGGCACTATATCAGAAAGCTTTGCCAGCTCTTCCCGTGTCAATAGCATTAGGTGTGTTGTTTTATCTCTTGACTCGGTTCTTACTTGAAGTTTTTGTTGTGCAATGTTCTTTTAACCTCTTAATGTTTTAA